One region of Paenibacillus polymyxa M1 genomic DNA includes:
- a CDS encoding copper amine oxidase N-terminal domain-containing protein: MNGNKLSVSSEPLIYQNTNLVPLREIAEGLGATLNYDNNSGTIGVTKGNSKMTLTIGSKIVFYNGSSETVSAAPKVIKGVTYVPAQVFARGLGAGIELDSIITL; this comes from the coding sequence GTGAACGGAAATAAATTAAGCGTTAGTAGTGAGCCATTGATTTATCAGAATACCAATTTGGTTCCACTTCGCGAGATTGCTGAAGGCTTGGGTGCTACCCTGAACTATGATAATAATAGTGGCACAATTGGTGTAACTAAAGGAAATAGTAAAATGACACTTACCATTGGAAGCAAAATAGTGTTTTACAATGGATCATCTGAAACAGTGAGCGCAGCACCTAAAGTAATAAAGGGAGTTACATATGTTCCTGCTCAGGTTTTTGCTAGGGGATTAGGTGCAGGAATTGAATTAGACAGTATTATAACTCTTTGA
- a CDS encoding UPF0489 family protein, whose translation MRDHNWSFAAWEVSKIENRIQEGSLVVHVDSHFDDVPDGLVVRGLFEAKSKEDIMKVSRSYDRSLGQVPESNLMHIDNFIWALIGRGTIEEVIFVSRDKLELNVLPDVREEYAHCLPEN comes from the coding sequence ATGCGAGATCATAACTGGTCATTTGCTGCTTGGGAAGTATCTAAAATAGAGAATAGAATTCAAGAGGGTTCATTGGTTGTTCATGTTGATTCACATTTTGATGATGTGCCAGATGGACTAGTAGTAAGAGGTTTATTTGAGGCGAAATCCAAAGAAGACATCATGAAGGTAAGTAGAAGCTATGACAGATCATTGGGGCAAGTTCCTGAGTCTAATTTGATGCATATAGACAATTTTATTTGGGCATTGATTGGAAGAGGAACCATTGAAGAAGTAATTTTTGTATCAAGAGACAAACTAGAACTTAATGTTCTGCCAGATGTGCGAGAAGAGTATGCACATTGCCTCCCTGAAAATTGA